From one bacterium genomic stretch:
- the folK gene encoding 2-amino-4-hydroxy-6-hydroxymethyldihydropteridine diphosphokinase, giving the protein MEHTAAIALGSNQGDRLKHLHNALIKISHIPQTSLVTQSSLYQTEPVTRDGVDNTHIPSYYNAAILIKTALKPQELLRALEIIEQDAGRTTKHDWKPRPLDLDILFYDDITLNTPKLTLPHPHLHERAFVLVPLEEIAAKWIHPVTKKTVAQMTKTVEGREGLQRLSW; this is encoded by the coding sequence ATGGAGCACACCGCCGCTATTGCGCTAGGATCAAACCAGGGAGACAGACTAAAACATCTTCACAATGCGCTTATAAAAATAAGCCATATCCCTCAAACCTCTCTTGTTACGCAGTCTTCGCTCTACCAAACCGAACCCGTTACACGCGATGGAGTAGATAATACTCATATTCCTTCTTATTACAATGCCGCTATCCTCATTAAAACTGCTCTTAAACCCCAAGAATTACTGAGGGCACTGGAAATAATAGAACAAGACGCAGGCCGTACCACCAAGCATGATTGGAAACCCCGGCCACTCGATTTGGATATTTTATTTTACGATGATATAACCTTGAACACGCCAAAGCTTACCCTGCCGCACCCACATTTGCACGAGCGTGCCTTTGTTTTAGTTCCTTTAGAAGAAATAGCCGCCAAGTGGATCCATCCTGTTACAAAAAAAACAGTTGCTCAAATGACTAAAACGGTGGAAGGAAGAGAAGGTTTACAAAGGTTGTCATGGTAA
- a CDS encoding putative DNA-binding domain-containing protein yields MTLKETQQFFDAWLKNPAAEIKDLNLSSALQEYLLSISSAQLEIYQKLYLENIEGILKTAFPQVHKFLSNEKWDEIILSFLKHKNPSLHYRDIPLFFAEVVYKHIDDNPFLKELVRYECNRFYLPFFENTPLPPMVSNLEAELANLIPVLNPDFIVDTYHFNFDHLNHPAPLPQAQILALVRHPHTYNIEKLVLTEPENDLLTLIQNNPGHSLEGLGHLWEEKFSLAPNPEEIFLKSLKNLLSSSLVMGFKA; encoded by the coding sequence ATGACATTAAAAGAAACCCAACAATTTTTTGATGCCTGGCTTAAAAATCCGGCAGCCGAAATAAAAGATTTAAATCTTAGCTCAGCACTGCAAGAGTATTTACTCAGCATATCTTCTGCACAACTTGAAATTTATCAAAAATTATATTTAGAAAATATTGAAGGTATTCTTAAAACCGCTTTCCCCCAAGTTCACAAGTTTTTATCCAACGAGAAGTGGGATGAAATTATATTGAGTTTTTTAAAACATAAAAATCCAAGCCTTCACTACCGAGACATCCCCCTGTTTTTTGCCGAGGTTGTTTACAAACACATTGACGACAATCCCTTTTTAAAAGAATTGGTACGCTACGAGTGCAACAGATTTTACCTACCCTTTTTTGAAAACACCCCTCTTCCTCCCATGGTGAGTAACCTTGAGGCAGAACTGGCTAACTTGATCCCTGTTTTAAACCCAGATTTTATTGTGGATACCTATCACTTTAATTTTGATCATTTAAACCATCCAGCACCTCTGCCCCAAGCTCAAATACTGGCACTGGTACGCCATCCTCATACCTATAACATTGAAAAACTCGTTTTAACCGAGCCCGAAAATGATCTTTTAACTCTTATTCAAAATAACCCTGGCCACTCGTTGGAAGGATTGGGGCATTTATGGGAGGAAAAATTTTCCTTGGCCCCAAATCCGGAGGAAATTTTCTTAAAAAGCCTTAAAAATCTGCTTTCTTCAAGCCTGGTGATGGGCTTTAAAGCCTAA
- a CDS encoding LL-diaminopimelate aminotransferase, with product MTQINDNYLKLKAGYLFPEIGRRVKKFSEQNTLAKIIRLGIGDVVLPLAPSITKAFHEGVDEMASQKTFKGYGPEQGYDFLINAIIDNDFKPRGVSLKTSEVFVSDGSKCDTGNIQEIFSTKSIIAITDPVYPVYVDTNVMAGRSGAIDDNGRYAGMVYMPTTAQNNFTPELPKTHVDLIYLCSPNNPTGATMSKAELKKWVDYAKANKCIILFDAAYEAFIADKSVPHSIYEIDGADEVAIEFRSFSKTAGFTGTRCAYTVVPEKLMGEGPNGEKVAVNPLWSRRHTTKFNGVSYPVQKAAAACFSAEGKKEIQEVIRYYMENAKIIRDGLSKLGIEVYGGENAPYIWLKTPGGLKSWDFFDKLLSECHVVGTPGSGFGPSGEGYFRLSAFGLRENVLEAVERIAKQLKI from the coding sequence ATGACGCAGATTAACGACAATTATTTAAAGCTTAAAGCCGGTTATCTTTTTCCCGAAATTGGACGCCGTGTTAAAAAATTTTCGGAACAAAATACTTTGGCCAAAATTATACGCCTGGGTATTGGTGATGTGGTGTTGCCCCTAGCACCCTCTATCACCAAAGCCTTTCACGAGGGTGTAGATGAAATGGCCTCTCAAAAAACCTTTAAAGGCTATGGCCCCGAACAAGGCTACGATTTTTTAATTAATGCCATTATCGATAACGATTTTAAACCCCGTGGTGTATCGCTTAAAACCAGCGAAGTGTTTGTGTCGGATGGTTCCAAATGTGATACGGGTAATATCCAAGAAATTTTTTCTACCAAATCCATTATTGCCATTACCGATCCTGTGTATCCTGTATATGTAGACACCAATGTTATGGCCGGACGTAGTGGTGCTATAGACGATAATGGCCGTTATGCGGGTATGGTGTATATGCCTACAACGGCTCAAAATAATTTTACCCCCGAGCTGCCCAAAACTCATGTAGATCTTATTTATTTGTGTTCGCCCAATAATCCAACAGGTGCCACCATGAGTAAGGCCGAGCTTAAAAAATGGGTGGATTATGCCAAGGCCAACAAATGCATTATTTTATTTGATGCAGCCTATGAAGCTTTTATTGCCGATAAATCGGTTCCTCATTCTATTTACGAAATTGATGGTGCCGATGAAGTGGCTATTGAATTTCGCAGTTTTTCCAAAACGGCGGGTTTTACCGGCACGCGCTGTGCTTATACTGTGGTGCCCGAAAAACTGATGGGCGAAGGGCCTAACGGCGAAAAAGTAGCTGTTAATCCGCTGTGGAGCCGTCGCCATACCACAAAGTTTAATGGTGTGAGTTATCCTGTACAAAAAGCAGCGGCCGCTTGTTTTAGCGCGGAAGGTAAAAAAGAAATTCAAGAGGTGATTCGTTATTACATGGAAAACGCAAAAATTATCCGTGACGGACTCTCTAAACTGGGAATTGAAGTATATGGTGGAGAAAACGCGCCCTACATTTGGTTAAAAACCCCGGGGGGTCTTAAATCGTGGGACTTTTTTGATAAATTGTTAAGCGAATGCCACGTGGTGGGAACGCCCGGGAGTGGTTTTGGGCCTAGCGGAGAAGGTTATTTTCGTTTGAGCGCCTTTGGTTTAAGAGAAAATGTTTTAGAGGCTGTGGAGAGAATTGCAAAGCAGTTAAAAATTTAA
- a CDS encoding gliding-motility protein MglA codes for MAVIDSSKKEINFKIVYFGPGQTGKTTSLHQLQAALEGKGKGKPKKLEKSEKTLFFDFLALSSGEIAGYKTRFQIYSVPGQILYEDSRKLLLKGVDGIVFVADSQIDKVQENLACLEELRGHLQHMGYQPQEIPMVLNYNKRDLPNIPPIEELRKAVNIFHVPDFETVATSGEGVVDSFKELVKQVLNTLKDVH; via the coding sequence TATTTTGGCCCCGGGCAAACGGGTAAAACCACGTCTCTCCATCAGTTACAGGCGGCGCTTGAAGGAAAAGGCAAAGGGAAGCCCAAAAAGTTGGAAAAATCCGAAAAAACCCTGTTTTTTGATTTTTTAGCACTCTCCTCGGGAGAAATTGCCGGTTATAAAACCCGTTTTCAAATTTATTCGGTTCCCGGGCAAATTTTATATGAAGACAGTCGCAAGCTCCTGTTAAAAGGAGTAGATGGTATTGTTTTTGTGGCCGATAGCCAAATTGACAAAGTGCAAGAAAATTTAGCCTGTTTAGAAGAATTACGCGGGCATTTACAACACATGGGATACCAACCTCAAGAAATTCCCATGGTTCTTAATTATAACAAGCGTGATTTACCCAACATTCCTCCCATTGAAGAATTGCGCAAAGCCGTGAATATCTTTCATGTGCCCGATTTTGAAACGGTAGCCACCAGCGGTGAAGGTGTGGTGGATAGTTTTAAAGAATTGGTCAAACAGGTTTTAAACACCTTAAAAGACGTCCATTAA
- the fsa gene encoding fructose-6-phosphate aldolase, whose protein sequence is MKIFIDSADINEIKEANDMGLIDGVTTNPSLVAKTGRKFEDVFNDIIKVVDGPISLETISTKVDGIMKEAVDLAKIHKNVVVKIPLIEEGLKAIKRCTEMGIKTNCTLCFSANQALLAAKAGATYISPFVGRLDDIGQTGMNLIKEIKTIYTNYGFKTQILVASIRNPIHFLDSALIGADVATIPYSVIKQLAKHTLTDIGLKKFLEDWEKVPK, encoded by the coding sequence ATGAAAATTTTTATCGATTCGGCCGACATTAACGAAATCAAAGAAGCAAACGACATGGGATTAATTGACGGGGTTACTACTAATCCGTCGCTTGTAGCTAAAACGGGACGCAAATTTGAGGATGTGTTTAATGATATTATTAAAGTGGTAGACGGACCCATTTCTCTTGAAACAATTTCCACCAAAGTAGACGGCATTATGAAAGAAGCCGTGGATTTGGCCAAAATTCACAAAAATGTGGTGGTTAAAATCCCGCTTATTGAAGAAGGCTTAAAAGCCATTAAACGTTGTACCGAAATGGGAATTAAAACCAACTGCACTCTTTGTTTTTCGGCTAATCAGGCTCTTTTGGCGGCTAAAGCTGGCGCCACTTACATCAGTCCCTTTGTAGGACGTTTGGATGACATTGGCCAAACCGGTATGAATTTAATTAAAGAGATTAAAACTATTTATACCAATTACGGTTTTAAAACCCAAATTTTAGTGGCCAGTATCCGTAACCCCATTCACTTTTTAGATTCGGCTTTAATTGGTGCCGATGTGGCCACCATTCCTTATAGCGTGATTAAGCAATTAGCCAAACACACACTCACCGATATTGGTTTAAAGAAATTTTTGGAAGATTGGGAAAAAGTGCCCAAGTGA
- a CDS encoding right-handed parallel beta-helix repeat-containing protein translates to MRLFCAKAFFIVFTLLVSIPAMATNYYVASVIVPGGNGLSPRQAVDLPTAVLLAKNGDSILMQDGLYPISNSITIQYSISILAINPHRVTLSGARLNSALFEIRPNLLTRPITIYGLNIINSKVGVDMKMPGFLKVYDSLFKNNRGTALIINNDMSGKYFVSVEKSEFRNNGNIGIETSANFLDSELEISIKKSIFSGNLIGVGVGFLDSLHTERLAVEDCQFLNNIFDGLNIAITSTNRAIFQDVQIERNTFLENLGTGVRVFINGSDQPSPQSNVLIKGNYFEANGGAGGSSITLEDDNHLSTFVSVEKNLIESTLSGSGIHVGGGNVSVINNIVKNSSNLGIDFNGNVMGNIAYNTVVNSGFEGIAVNSFYNGIGIYNNITVKNSVGIAVSSSFIPSEVGFNNSYGNVWDDYAGAYNKLINYSLDPQFVNFPDDLHLMSNSPLIGAGGQFFVSEDFDFKPRYSVGAQPVTDIGALEY, encoded by the coding sequence ATGAGATTATTTTGTGCTAAAGCTTTCTTTATTGTTTTTACACTTCTTGTTTCAATTCCGGCTATGGCCACTAATTACTATGTGGCTAGCGTAATAGTACCAGGAGGTAATGGCTTAAGCCCAAGGCAGGCCGTTGATTTGCCGACAGCTGTTTTGCTGGCAAAGAATGGTGATAGTATTCTAATGCAAGACGGATTATATCCCATCTCCAACTCAATTACTATTCAATACTCTATTTCCATTCTAGCGATAAATCCACATCGTGTGACTCTTTCTGGAGCTAGGCTCAATTCGGCTCTTTTTGAAATAAGACCCAATTTACTTACACGGCCAATAACTATTTATGGACTTAACATTATAAATTCCAAAGTAGGCGTTGATATGAAAATGCCAGGGTTTTTAAAAGTATATGATTCTCTATTTAAAAATAACAGAGGTACGGCTTTAATTATTAATAATGATATGTCGGGCAAATATTTTGTTTCGGTGGAAAAAAGCGAATTTAGAAATAATGGTAATATTGGAATTGAAACATCGGCCAATTTTTTAGATTCAGAGCTTGAGATTTCTATCAAAAAATCAATTTTTTCTGGAAATTTAATTGGTGTTGGCGTTGGTTTTTTAGATTCTCTACATACAGAAAGGCTTGCTGTTGAAGATTGCCAGTTTTTAAACAATATATTTGATGGCCTTAACATTGCTATTACTTCAACCAATAGAGCCATATTTCAGGATGTCCAAATTGAACGGAATACTTTTTTAGAAAATTTAGGTACGGGCGTGAGAGTTTTCATCAACGGATCCGACCAACCGTCACCTCAATCCAATGTTTTAATTAAAGGAAATTATTTTGAAGCAAATGGTGGTGCTGGCGGATCTTCTATCACATTGGAAGATGATAATCATCTTAGCACATTTGTTAGTGTAGAGAAAAATTTGATAGAATCTACTTTAAGTGGAAGTGGTATTCATGTTGGAGGAGGAAATGTTAGCGTTATTAACAATATTGTAAAAAACTCAAGCAACTTGGGTATTGATTTTAATGGCAATGTCATGGGAAATATTGCTTATAACACTGTTGTTAATAGTGGTTTTGAAGGTATTGCTGTAAATAGTTTTTATAATGGTATTGGCATATACAATAATATTACTGTGAAAAATAGTGTTGGTATTGCCGTTTCCTCTTCTTTTATTCCTTCCGAGGTGGGGTTTAACAACAGTTATGGCAATGTTTGGGATGATTATGCTGGTGCTTATAATAAATTGATTAATTATAGCTTAGACCCACAGTTTGTGAATTTTCCGGACGATTTGCATTTAATGTCGAATTCGCCCTTAATTGGTGCCGGGGGACAATTCTTTGTTTCTGAAGATTTCGATTTTAAACCCCGCTATTCTGTTGGAGCTCAACCCGTTACCGATATTGGAGCTTTAGAATATTAA
- a CDS encoding DUF692 domain-containing protein has protein sequence MIGLGLRTSFIEELEKTRPPGLNFLEIAPENYIGRGGWVFEAFQKLSTHYPIFAHGLSLSIGSLDPLNISYLKKLKEFLDTFRITYFSDHLCFQSFGGHYFNELLPLPFTQEAIKHVVPRIKQVQDILERRIALENITYYFTPQKPEMTEAEFITEVIRQSGCELLLDINNVYVNAHNHNTPDTEDLKNLMNLPIASVHIAGHVTAENGILIDNHGATVKQDVWRLYQIFKKEKPHIPVVLERDNNIPSLDYILEEIALAS, from the coding sequence ATGATTGGTTTAGGTTTACGCACTTCCTTTATTGAAGAATTAGAAAAAACCCGCCCCCCAGGCCTCAATTTTTTGGAAATTGCTCCCGAAAATTACATAGGCCGGGGCGGATGGGTTTTTGAAGCCTTTCAAAAGCTGTCTACTCACTATCCTATTTTTGCTCACGGCTTATCGCTGTCTATTGGCAGCCTCGATCCACTCAACATTTCTTATCTTAAAAAATTAAAAGAATTTTTAGATACTTTTCGCATTACGTATTTTTCCGACCATTTGTGTTTTCAATCGTTTGGAGGGCATTATTTTAATGAACTTTTGCCCCTTCCTTTTACACAAGAAGCCATCAAGCACGTTGTGCCCCGCATTAAACAGGTACAAGATATTTTAGAACGACGCATAGCACTAGAAAACATTACCTATTATTTTACTCCACAAAAACCAGAAATGACGGAGGCAGAGTTTATTACCGAAGTTATACGGCAATCGGGATGTGAGCTTTTGCTTGATATTAATAATGTGTATGTCAACGCGCACAACCACAACACCCCCGACACTGAAGACTTAAAAAATTTAATGAACTTGCCCATTGCTTCGGTTCATATAGCTGGGCATGTTACTGCCGAAAACGGAATACTCATTGATAATCATGGCGCCACTGTAAAACAAGACGTGTGGCGCTTGTATCAAATTTTTAAGAAAGAAAAACCCCATATACCTGTGGTTTTAGAGAGGGATAATAATATCCCAAGTTTAGATTATATTTTAGAAGAAATAGCGCTCGCGTCATGA
- the hpnH gene encoding adenosyl-hopene transferase HpnH, which translates to MAVPLSQGLRVFSYIMTQKIKGVKRYPLVLMLEPLFRCNLECKGCGKIQFPEETLKKYLTAEQCLQAAEECGAPMVSIPGGEPLIHPEIQQIVEGLVKQKRYIYLCTNAILLKRKLHLFKPSKYLTFSVHMDGLKEEHDHAVCRDGVFEQAVEGIKVALAAGFRVTTNTTIFEGADIKRTREFFDYAMSLGVEGMVISPGYAYEKAPDQEHFLKREKAKEFFKEAFKDPSSKWIFNQSPFYLKFLVGDVDYKCTPWGNPTRNIFGWQKPCYLLNEGYVDSFKELMELTEWDNYGTGKHEKCANCMVSCGYEPSAVADSFSSIPKFIQTIREYNV; encoded by the coding sequence ATGGCGGTTCCATTATCACAAGGCTTACGGGTTTTTAGCTATATCATGACGCAGAAGATTAAGGGTGTTAAACGCTACCCCTTGGTGCTTATGCTAGAACCTCTTTTTCGTTGTAATCTTGAATGTAAAGGTTGCGGCAAAATTCAATTTCCTGAAGAAACCCTTAAAAAATATTTAACAGCCGAACAATGTTTACAGGCTGCCGAAGAATGTGGTGCGCCCATGGTATCCATCCCTGGTGGTGAGCCGCTCATTCACCCCGAAATTCAGCAGATCGTAGAAGGTTTGGTAAAGCAGAAACGTTATATTTATCTCTGCACTAACGCGATTCTTTTAAAACGTAAACTTCATCTCTTCAAACCGTCTAAATATCTCACGTTTAGCGTGCATATGGATGGTTTAAAAGAAGAGCACGATCATGCTGTGTGCCGAGACGGTGTATTTGAACAAGCCGTAGAAGGTATTAAAGTGGCGCTGGCTGCTGGATTCCGTGTGACCACCAACACTACTATTTTTGAAGGCGCCGATATTAAACGTACCCGTGAATTTTTTGATTATGCCATGAGTTTAGGTGTGGAAGGCATGGTAATTTCTCCGGGTTATGCATACGAAAAAGCGCCCGATCAGGAGCATTTTTTAAAGCGTGAAAAAGCCAAAGAATTTTTTAAAGAAGCTTTTAAAGATCCGTCGTCTAAATGGATTTTTAACCAGTCACCTTTTTATCTTAAATTTTTAGTAGGGGATGTTGATTACAAATGCACGCCATGGGGTAATCCTACCCGTAATATTTTTGGCTGGCAAAAACCCTGCTATTTGCTCAACGAAGGTTATGTTGATTCTTTCAAGGAACTGATGGAACTTACCGAATGGGACAACTACGGCACCGGCAAGCACGAAAAATGTGCCAATTGCATGGTAAGCTGTGGGTATGAACCTAGCGCTGTTGCCGATTCCTTTTCTAGCATTCCTAAATTCATTCAAACCATCCGTGAATATAATGTGTAG
- a CDS encoding ABC transporter substrate-binding protein, with protein MMMKTLKLLFLLLLVLTSSLVHAGEEVLDGKMFINNFLNEIKNISQLSAPDSEKFMGTYYDTQLMLDRAAVDFKDELTARQKKEFYNLFDLLLKKKISQQGSNWNQYFKNCIVDSVKMESSGEKVVVRSILEKGKALNMTFILVKGLKGYKIVDLDVDGALLSRNFRSQFSRIFSEEGYKGLYGRLTARLNEATL; from the coding sequence ATGATGATGAAAACTCTAAAGCTCCTATTTTTATTGTTATTGGTTCTCACTTCCTCGCTGGTGCATGCCGGCGAGGAGGTGTTGGACGGAAAAATGTTTATTAATAATTTTTTAAACGAAATTAAAAATATTTCTCAGCTTTCAGCGCCCGATTCCGAAAAATTTATGGGTACTTATTACGATACCCAGCTTATGTTGGATAGAGCGGCCGTTGATTTTAAAGATGAGCTGACAGCTCGTCAGAAAAAAGAGTTTTATAATCTTTTTGATTTGCTGCTTAAGAAAAAAATTTCTCAACAAGGATCGAATTGGAATCAATATTTTAAAAATTGTATTGTGGACTCTGTCAAAATGGAAAGCTCTGGCGAAAAAGTTGTGGTAAGATCCATATTGGAAAAGGGAAAAGCCTTAAACATGACATTCATTTTAGTAAAGGGTCTAAAAGGTTATAAAATTGTTGATCTGGATGTGGACGGTGCTTTGTTGAGCCGAAATTTCAGATCACAATTCAGCCGAATTTTTAGTGAGGAAGGCTACAAGGGGCTCTATGGCCGATTAACGGCACGTTTAAATGAGGCCACGCTTTAG
- a CDS encoding helix-turn-helix domain-containing protein, whose amino-acid sequence MAKSFKRLRLADREKLAILRAKGKTIREIAKKLGFSHSTISREFRRYGKFNYSPCHSDFHSQHRRRKAGRKPKIWGHEDLMSWIDEKLRLGWSPQLIAGRISKDHPGLSVSHETVYQYVFENQLHHLLPSQR is encoded by the coding sequence ATGGCCAAAAGTTTTAAAAGGTTGCGCCTGGCTGACCGAGAAAAGCTGGCAATATTAAGGGCCAAGGGAAAAACAATAAGAGAAATAGCTAAAAAGTTGGGATTCTCCCATAGTACTATCAGCCGGGAGTTTAGGCGTTACGGTAAGTTTAATTACTCCCCCTGCCATAGCGATTTCCATTCACAACACAGAAGAAGAAAAGCAGGACGAAAACCTAAGATATGGGGTCATGAAGATCTTATGTCTTGGATTGATGAAAAACTGCGTCTAGGCTGGTCGCCACAGCTTATAGCAGGTCGGATCAGCAAGGATCACCCAGGTTTAAGCGTTAGTCACGAAACAGTTTATCAATACGTCTTTGAAAATCAATTACACCATTTACTACCTAGTCAACGT
- a CDS encoding VWA domain-containing protein, which translates to MKRILISFFVLLISNNVFAKTDIEFILDVSGSMRQLTDGKPQIDIAREQLLAQLPSITGDTQVALRVYSHRIEQANKAESCKDTELMIPFAAVDKTVFETKLKTLTPKGYTPIAYSLEQSKADFNTTREADKVIILLSDGEETCGGDPVATVKKMIADGFKVVVNVIGFNVDDVTRKQLSEIANAGGGQYFDAKGSAGLTTALKNATQASLVIDKAKTTYGNEIKGGDSYETAVPVELGKEYKLNHHQKVNFFDYFYVDLKAGQELTASVSTLEKGVDIDANNKATENQSPYAGIQLHDGSRNRLKSEELIGAPNATKTVTASAGSDGRFYVLLGSTYDAMNKDHVTFKISVLSRGDLGGETDAGDSMEKALPITYQRYPVNFLTPADKNDTFKFEAKKGDIIAVGYIPNAQNSPSLNMDIMDGYKQKLFHVFILADQGKKTDPINIPEDGTYYLSIFSDYSIDSTFGYTLELMRVTPPSN; encoded by the coding sequence ATGAAAAGAATTCTGATTTCATTTTTTGTTTTATTAATTTCCAACAACGTTTTTGCCAAAACCGATATCGAATTTATTCTCGATGTATCGGGTTCGATGCGGCAACTTACCGATGGCAAACCTCAAATTGATATTGCCCGCGAACAGCTTTTAGCTCAGCTTCCCTCTATTACAGGAGATACCCAGGTGGCATTGCGTGTGTATTCTCATCGCATTGAACAAGCCAACAAGGCAGAAAGTTGCAAAGATACCGAACTCATGATCCCGTTTGCCGCTGTTGATAAAACGGTTTTTGAAACAAAGCTTAAAACCTTAACTCCCAAAGGCTATACCCCCATTGCTTATTCGCTAGAACAATCTAAAGCCGATTTTAATACCACGCGCGAAGCCGATAAAGTAATCATCCTCCTTTCCGATGGCGAAGAAACCTGCGGTGGTGATCCGGTGGCTACTGTAAAAAAGATGATTGCCGATGGTTTCAAGGTTGTGGTGAATGTGATTGGTTTTAATGTTGATGATGTAACGCGTAAGCAATTAAGCGAAATTGCAAATGCTGGTGGAGGACAATATTTTGATGCTAAAGGTTCGGCGGGCTTAACTACGGCCTTAAAAAATGCCACGCAGGCGTCATTAGTTATTGATAAAGCCAAAACAACTTATGGTAACGAAATTAAGGGCGGCGATTCTTACGAAACCGCAGTTCCCGTGGAATTAGGCAAAGAATATAAACTTAACCACCATCAAAAAGTAAATTTCTTCGATTATTTTTATGTTGATTTAAAAGCCGGCCAGGAATTAACGGCGTCGGTATCTACTTTAGAAAAAGGTGTGGATATTGATGCCAACAATAAGGCCACCGAAAATCAGTCGCCATACGCAGGCATTCAATTGCACGATGGTAGTCGCAACCGTTTAAAATCGGAGGAGCTTATTGGTGCTCCCAATGCTACCAAAACAGTAACGGCATCGGCCGGGAGTGATGGACGTTTTTATGTGTTATTAGGTTCTACCTACGATGCCATGAATAAAGACCATGTTACTTTTAAAATTAGCGTGTTGTCGCGTGGCGATTTAGGTGGCGAAACCGATGCTGGAGATAGCATGGAAAAGGCGTTGCCTATTACCTACCAGCGTTATCCGGTTAACTTTTTAACTCCCGCTGATAAAAACGATACATTCAAGTTTGAAGCTAAAAAGGGAGATATTATTGCGGTGGGTTATATTCCCAACGCTCAAAATTCACCGTCACTGAATATGGATATTATGGACGGTTATAAACAAAAGTTATTTCACGTCTTTATTTTGGCCGATCAAGGCAAAAAAACAGATCCCATTAATATCCCCGAAGATGGAACCTATTATTTGTCTATTTTTTCGGATTATTCAATTGATAGTACTTTTGGTTATACCTTGGAGTTAATGAGGGTAACGCCTCCCTCTAATTAA